A genome region from Sphingobium sp. WTD-1 includes the following:
- a CDS encoding glycosyl hydrolase family 28-related protein, whose protein sequence is MYRGLSGACASVLLCLAAAQPAAASPSVYTAMPDDARAVTVKGVGDGRADDSAAIQQALDAAAATPGGGIVFLPQGTYRISRTLFLWPGVRIFGIGAQRPTILLGANTPGFQRGVAHMLIFTGGKRQTDKESWPAAFPPAGSVPFDKTIADANPGTFYSALGNIDFRIMDGNPAATAIRFHSAQHSFVSHVDFDIGSGLAGLYHVANEAEDLHFKGGRYGILAEKTSPAWPFALVDATFEGQRDAAIREHEAGLTLLNVAFRNVPVGIEIDRGYGDWLWGQDVRFENVSKAGVIISNEKNVYTQVGFQNVLAANTPTFARFRESGRTVAGQGKAYKVASFTHGLTLPGLGRIGDYKTDMQAQPIASLPAPGAPAIRPLPPVSEWVNVRTLGAKGDNSTDDTAVLQKAIDSYRVVYLPVGFYKVSDTLRLRADTVLLGLHPSLTQIVLPDGTPAFQGVGVPKALIESAQGGDAIVAGLALDTSGANPRATGLLWKAGANSMVNDVKFQGGHGTDAFDGSRRNPYNNNATADPDASRRWGGQYASLWVTQGGGGTFANIWSPSTFGHPGILISDTDTPGRLIQASVEHHVRTEIGLNRVANWELLAPQTEGEAGESGDAVALEIRDSRNILVANFHGYRVTRTRKPAPTAVSLYNSHDIRFRNVHVNAESGVGTCDENGCGTFLRLTKYPFENAIQDISHGLEVREREFAVLDVPAKPDPVAPSTFGGASVEKLADGFYGLGGGAVDAQGRLYFIDRFFQRIWRWSDAGRLEMIRDAALDPVNLTIDKSGNLLVLSSYGRNGTVYSVTPGAPDTQVSVIPATPTGQGSAATIFPVNWWVNGEFRDQIDPKTYAFTTLADMFARDAAQSNAQAYVSPDGSIALPAWRVFAQGPVDHRGLRFSHTLDSYGFVQGKPGQRIYVTNGSENRTYSALVAGNGTLTDLKPFADRGGEGVVSDAQGRVYVANGHVFVYAPDGKPIGRIDVPERPLQLLFGGPDGKTLFMLSHHGLYAARVE, encoded by the coding sequence ATGTATCGTGGATTGAGCGGAGCCTGCGCATCCGTCCTGCTGTGCCTGGCCGCCGCGCAGCCCGCCGCCGCTTCCCCGTCCGTCTATACCGCCATGCCCGACGATGCGCGGGCCGTGACGGTGAAGGGCGTGGGCGATGGCCGCGCCGATGACAGCGCCGCGATCCAGCAGGCGCTCGACGCCGCCGCCGCGACGCCCGGCGGCGGCATAGTCTTCTTGCCCCAAGGCACCTATCGCATCAGCCGCACCCTGTTCCTCTGGCCCGGCGTGCGCATCTTCGGCATTGGTGCCCAGCGCCCGACGATCCTGCTCGGTGCCAACACACCCGGCTTCCAGCGCGGCGTCGCCCATATGCTGATCTTCACCGGTGGCAAGCGTCAGACCGACAAGGAAAGCTGGCCCGCCGCCTTCCCGCCGGCCGGCAGCGTGCCGTTCGACAAGACAATTGCCGACGCCAATCCGGGCACCTTCTATTCCGCGCTCGGCAATATCGATTTCCGCATCATGGACGGCAATCCGGCGGCGACCGCGATCCGCTTCCATTCCGCCCAGCACAGTTTCGTCAGCCATGTCGATTTCGACATCGGGTCGGGCCTCGCGGGCCTCTACCATGTCGCCAACGAGGCGGAGGATCTGCATTTCAAGGGCGGCCGCTATGGCATCCTCGCGGAAAAGACCTCGCCGGCCTGGCCCTTCGCCCTGGTCGATGCCACGTTCGAGGGACAGCGCGACGCCGCCATCCGCGAGCATGAAGCGGGCCTGACCCTGCTCAATGTCGCCTTCCGCAATGTGCCGGTCGGGATCGAGATCGACCGGGGCTATGGCGACTGGCTCTGGGGCCAGGATGTCCGCTTCGAGAATGTGTCGAAGGCTGGCGTCATCATTTCCAACGAGAAGAATGTCTATACCCAGGTCGGCTTCCAGAATGTGCTGGCCGCCAACACGCCAACCTTTGCCCGCTTCCGCGAAAGCGGCCGGACGGTGGCGGGACAGGGGAAGGCCTATAAGGTTGCCTCCTTCACCCATGGCCTGACCCTGCCGGGCCTTGGCCGGATCGGCGACTATAAGACCGACATGCAGGCGCAGCCGATCGCCAGCCTGCCGGCGCCCGGCGCGCCCGCCATCCGCCCGCTGCCTCCGGTCTCCGAATGGGTGAATGTCCGCACATTGGGGGCGAAGGGCGACAATAGCACGGACGACACTGCCGTGCTGCAGAAGGCGATCGACAGCTATCGCGTCGTCTACCTCCCCGTCGGCTTCTACAAGGTCAGTGACACGCTGCGGCTGCGCGCCGACACGGTGCTGCTCGGCCTCCACCCCAGCCTGACCCAGATCGTCCTGCCCGATGGCACGCCCGCCTTTCAGGGTGTCGGCGTGCCCAAGGCGCTCATTGAAAGCGCGCAGGGTGGCGACGCGATTGTCGCTGGCCTGGCGCTGGACACCAGCGGCGCCAATCCGCGCGCGACCGGCCTGTTGTGGAAGGCCGGTGCCAACTCGATGGTCAACGACGTCAAGTTCCAGGGCGGTCATGGCACCGATGCCTTCGACGGCAGCCGGCGCAATCCCTACAACAACAACGCCACCGCCGATCCCGACGCATCGCGCCGCTGGGGCGGCCAATATGCCAGCCTCTGGGTGACGCAGGGCGGCGGGGGCACCTTCGCCAATATCTGGAGCCCCAGCACATTCGGCCATCCGGGCATATTGATCTCCGACACGGACACGCCGGGCCGGTTGATCCAGGCCTCGGTCGAACATCATGTCCGCACCGAAATCGGCCTCAACCGCGTCGCCAACTGGGAATTGCTGGCGCCCCAGACCGAGGGGGAGGCGGGCGAGAGCGGCGATGCCGTCGCGCTCGAAATCCGCGACTCCCGCAACATCTTGGTCGCCAATTTCCACGGCTATCGCGTCACCCGCACGCGCAAGCCTGCGCCGACCGCCGTGTCGCTCTATAATTCCCACGACATCCGCTTCCGCAACGTCCATGTGAACGCGGAAAGCGGGGTCGGCACCTGCGACGAAAATGGCTGCGGCACCTTCTTGCGCCTCACCAAATATCCGTTCGAGAATGCGATTCAGGACATCAGCCACGGCCTTGAAGTGCGCGAGCGCGAATTCGCCGTGCTCGACGTGCCGGCGAAGCCCGATCCGGTCGCCCCCTCGACCTTCGGCGGCGCCAGCGTGGAGAAACTCGCTGATGGTTTCTACGGGTTGGGCGGCGGCGCGGTGGACGCACAGGGCCGGCTCTATTTCATCGACCGCTTCTTCCAGCGCATCTGGCGCTGGTCCGACGCGGGCCGGCTGGAGATGATCCGCGACGCCGCGCTCGATCCGGTGAACCTGACCATCGACAAGTCGGGTAATCTGCTCGTCCTCTCCTCCTATGGCCGCAACGGCACCGTCTACAGCGTCACCCCCGGCGCGCCGGACACGCAGGTCAGCGTCATCCCGGCGACGCCTACGGGGCAGGGCAGCGCGGCCACGATCTTCCCGGTCAACTGGTGGGTGAATGGCGAGTTTAGGGACCAGATCGATCCCAAGACCTATGCGTTCACCACGCTTGCCGACATGTTCGCCCGCGACGCCGCACAGTCCAATGCGCAGGCCTATGTCTCGCCCGACGGCAGCATTGCCCTGCCGGCCTGGCGCGTCTTCGCCCAGGGACCGGTCGACCATCGCGGCCTGCGCTTCTCGCATACGCTCGACAGCTATGGCTTCGTCCAGGGCAAGCCGGGCCAGCGCATCTATGTCACCAACGGATCGGAAAACCGCACCTACAGCGCGCTGGTCGCCGGCAACGGTACGCTCACCGACCTCAAGCCCTTTGCCGATCGTGGTGGCGAGGGCGTGGTCAGCGATGCGCAGGGCCGGGTCTATGTCGCCAATGGCCATGTCTTCGTCTACGCGCCCGACGGCAAGCCGATCGGCCGGATCGACGTGCCCGAACGGCCGCTACAGCTGCTGTTCGGCGGCCCGGACGGCAAGACCCTGTTCATGTTGTCGCACCACGGCCTTTACGCGGCGCGGGTGGAATAG
- a CDS encoding DUF1552 domain-containing protein, with amino-acid sequence MSFTLDRRTALRGMVNGMAVAVGLPLLDIFLDGNGTAMAATGAPMPIRFGTWFWGLGVNPPRWFPSAAGKDYELKVELASIEALKHKVNILGDFTLPLDGKPNLPHISGGIGIRTGMAIDSDRGLPGPSFDVSIGDVIGTRTRFRSIELSATGDPRNSLSGRGNGNLNPAEVSPAALYTRLFGAGFHDPNSATFTPDPAVMARRSVLSGVSDQRQALEARLGAADRQRLDQYFTSLRQLENQLDVQLTKPAPMQACIVPPKVPDLPVNAEIENVMRNHEIMTDLLVMAMACDNVRLFNMNFNNGASSLTRVGSTITHHQLTHEEVLDNRLGYQPEVTFYVDKCMEAWTYFIKAMDAVKEGDRTLLDNSLVFAHSETEFAKFHTIDNIPMMTAGSAGGRIHTGQYITGDGSPVSRVGLTLQQAMGVPVDRWGTGSLETNKIIPGLII; translated from the coding sequence ATGAGCTTCACCCTCGATCGCCGCACCGCGCTGCGCGGCATGGTCAACGGCATGGCCGTGGCCGTCGGCCTGCCGCTGCTCGACATCTTCCTCGACGGCAACGGCACCGCCATGGCGGCGACCGGCGCGCCGATGCCGATCCGTTTCGGCACCTGGTTCTGGGGGCTGGGCGTCAATCCGCCGCGCTGGTTCCCCAGCGCCGCCGGCAAAGATTATGAGCTGAAGGTCGAACTGGCCTCGATCGAGGCGCTCAAGCACAAGGTCAATATCCTGGGCGACTTCACCCTGCCGCTCGACGGCAAGCCCAACCTGCCGCACATCAGCGGCGGCATCGGCATCCGCACCGGCATGGCGATCGATTCCGACCGGGGCCTGCCGGGGCCGTCCTTCGACGTGTCGATCGGCGATGTGATCGGCACCCGCACCCGCTTCCGCTCGATCGAACTGTCGGCAACCGGCGATCCGCGCAATTCGCTGTCCGGGCGCGGCAATGGCAATCTCAACCCGGCGGAAGTGTCGCCCGCCGCCCTGTATACAAGGCTGTTCGGCGCGGGCTTCCATGATCCCAACAGCGCGACCTTCACCCCCGATCCGGCGGTGATGGCGCGGCGCAGTGTCCTATCCGGCGTGTCCGACCAGCGCCAGGCGCTGGAGGCGCGGCTGGGCGCGGCCGACAGGCAGCGTCTCGACCAATATTTCACCTCGCTGCGGCAGCTGGAAAACCAGCTTGACGTGCAACTGACCAAGCCGGCGCCGATGCAGGCCTGTATCGTGCCGCCCAAGGTGCCCGACCTGCCGGTCAACGCCGAGATCGAGAATGTCATGCGCAATCACGAGATCATGACCGATCTGCTGGTGATGGCGATGGCGTGCGACAATGTCCGGCTGTTCAACATGAACTTCAACAATGGCGCGTCGTCGCTGACGCGCGTGGGCAGCACCATCACCCATCATCAGCTGACCCATGAGGAGGTGCTGGACAACCGGTTGGGCTATCAGCCCGAAGTCACCTTCTATGTCGACAAGTGCATGGAGGCCTGGACCTATTTCATCAAGGCGATGGACGCGGTGAAGGAGGGCGACCGCACCCTGCTGGATAACAGCCTGGTCTTTGCCCATAGCGAGACCGAGTTCGCCAAATTCCACACGATCGACAATATCCCGATGATGACGGCGGGGTCGGCCGGCGGACGCATCCATACCGGCCAATATATCACCGGCGACGGATCGCCGGTCAGCCGCGTCGGCCTGACCCTGCAACAGGCGATGGGCGTGCCGGTCGACCGCTGGGGCACAGGCAGTCTGGAGACGAACAAGATCATCCCCGGACTGATAATTTGA
- a CDS encoding DUF1592 domain-containing protein: MSRPFRHRARWALLAGLMLSACTVEKAPQTAATPDASFAPLKTPLGQVAGMRRLTEAQYRNSIADIFGADIKVAGRFEPIVRPVHELIATGASASTISPAGLEQFDAMARNIAAQVFAPDRRAQFMPCAPRDAAAPDADCAARTLMPIGRYLFRRPMTQEEIGAFVMMAGKGAGDGQGFYDGMQLALAAMLVSPQFLYIIESAEPDPEAPGSLRLDNHARAARLSYLLWNTTPNEALLRAADEGKLTDPAQLAAIAQKMVRSSRLEDGVRAFFADMLLFEKFDEMAKDQIVYPRFNPDVASALSEQMLRMIVDQLVTRQGDYRDLFTTRRTFINRALGPLYQAKVSSMQGWVPYEFADGDDRAGLLGQAGFLALYSHSGRSSPTLRGRAIRELLLCQPVPNPPGNVNFTAVQDVGNKAMPTARIRLNAHNSDPVCAACHKITDPLGLPLERFDGIGAFRRTENDAPIDTAGVFEGTAFKGNVGLGQALAASKSTTECVAGRAFQYATGRMPQDEEATAMALEQGFAADGYRIQALFLRVATMADAYRVSTPPLAKPQVAMMTSPHIREGDRP; this comes from the coding sequence ATGAGCCGACCGTTTCGCCATAGGGCGCGCTGGGCGTTGCTCGCCGGGCTGATGCTGAGCGCCTGCACGGTCGAGAAGGCACCGCAGACCGCCGCCACGCCCGACGCCAGCTTCGCGCCCTTGAAGACGCCGCTGGGCCAGGTGGCGGGGATGCGCCGCCTGACCGAAGCGCAATATCGCAATAGCATCGCCGATATCTTCGGCGCGGACATCAAGGTGGCAGGCCGGTTCGAGCCGATCGTGCGGCCGGTGCATGAGCTGATCGCGACCGGCGCCAGCGCATCGACCATCTCACCCGCCGGACTGGAGCAGTTCGATGCGATGGCGCGCAATATCGCCGCGCAGGTGTTTGCGCCGGATCGCCGCGCCCAGTTCATGCCCTGCGCCCCGCGCGACGCGGCCGCGCCCGACGCCGATTGCGCCGCACGGACGCTGATGCCGATCGGCCGCTACCTGTTTCGCCGGCCGATGACTCAGGAGGAGATCGGCGCCTTCGTCATGATGGCCGGCAAGGGCGCTGGCGATGGCCAGGGCTTCTATGACGGGATGCAGCTGGCGCTCGCCGCCATGCTGGTATCGCCACAATTCCTCTACATCATCGAGAGCGCAGAGCCCGACCCCGAAGCGCCCGGCAGCCTGCGGCTCGACAACCATGCCCGCGCCGCGCGGTTGAGCTACCTGCTGTGGAACACGACGCCCAATGAGGCGCTGCTGCGCGCGGCCGACGAGGGCAAGCTCACCGATCCCGCGCAGCTCGCAGCGATCGCGCAGAAAATGGTCCGTTCGTCCCGGCTGGAGGATGGCGTGCGCGCCTTCTTCGCCGACATGCTGTTGTTCGAGAAGTTCGACGAAATGGCCAAGGACCAGATCGTCTATCCCCGCTTCAACCCCGATGTCGCGTCGGCCCTGTCCGAACAGATGCTGCGCATGATCGTCGACCAGTTGGTGACGCGACAGGGCGACTATCGCGACCTGTTCACCACCCGGCGGACCTTCATCAACCGGGCGCTGGGGCCGCTCTATCAGGCCAAGGTCTCCAGCATGCAGGGCTGGGTGCCCTATGAATTTGCCGATGGCGACGATCGCGCCGGGCTGCTGGGCCAGGCCGGCTTCCTGGCGCTCTATTCTCATTCGGGGCGCAGTTCGCCGACCCTGCGCGGCCGGGCGATCCGCGAACTGCTGCTGTGCCAGCCGGTGCCCAATCCGCCCGGCAACGTCAATTTCACCGCCGTACAGGATGTCGGCAACAAGGCGATGCCGACCGCGCGCATTCGCCTGAACGCCCATAATAGCGATCCGGTCTGTGCCGCCTGCCATAAGATCACCGACCCGCTGGGCCTGCCGCTGGAGCGGTTCGACGGCATCGGCGCCTTCCGCCGGACCGAGAATGACGCGCCGATCGATACCGCCGGCGTGTTCGAGGGCACCGCCTTCAAGGGCAATGTCGGCCTGGGCCAGGCGCTGGCGGCGAGCAAATCGACCACCGAATGCGTTGCCGGCCGCGCCTTCCAATATGCGACCGGCCGGATGCCGCAGGATGAGGAAGCGACTGCGATGGCGCTGGAACAGGGCTTCGCCGCCGACGGCTACCGCATCCAGGCGCTGTTCCTGCGGGTCGCGACCATGGCCGATGCCTATCGCGTCAGCACGCCGCCGCTGGCGAAACCCCAGGTCGCGATGATGACCAGCCCGCATATCCGCGAAGGAGACCGCCCATGA
- a CDS encoding cytochrome c codes for MRMHDTARMKRPAAMLALLCAAPLAAAPGDIVATRIAGFREVGAAFKNINDELKSATPQTYVIQISARQIRDYARQQQGWFPAGSGPKPGVKTAAKPEIWSQPAAFKAAQDGFTTQANSFATVAASGDVAKMRVAAKTLGQSCGTCHRSFRVEEKR; via the coding sequence ATGAGGATGCACGATACAGCGCGGATGAAGCGGCCGGCCGCGATGCTGGCGCTGCTCTGCGCGGCACCGCTGGCGGCGGCACCCGGCGATATCGTCGCCACCCGGATCGCGGGCTTCCGCGAGGTCGGCGCGGCGTTCAAGAATATCAATGACGAGCTGAAATCGGCCACGCCGCAAACCTATGTGATCCAGATTTCGGCGCGGCAGATCCGCGACTATGCCCGCCAGCAACAGGGCTGGTTCCCGGCCGGCAGCGGTCCGAAGCCCGGCGTCAAGACGGCGGCCAAGCCGGAAATCTGGAGCCAGCCAGCCGCATTCAAGGCGGCGCAGGACGGCTTCACCACGCAGGCCAACAGCTTTGCCACCGTCGCGGCGAGCGGCGATGTGGCGAAGATGCGGGTTGCGGCCAAGACGCTGGGGCAGAGCTGTGGCACCTGCCACCGCAGCTTCCGCGTTGAGGAGAAGCGCTGA
- a CDS encoding cytochrome b/b6 domain-containing protein has product MANPARQYVWDLPIRLFHWALVGLIGFSWWSAETYHMDWHRLSGQAVLFLIVFRLIWGLIGSGPARFAQFLRGPRAILAYLTGRAPAAPGHNPLGGWSVVAMLLALAVQVGTGLFAVDIDGIESGPLSHLVDFDQGRLASDIHGISFTILQVLIGLHVAAVLFYLLVRRRNLIGPMVSGRTKVTGEPVAVRRASPVAFAVAILLAGTLAWWVFADPML; this is encoded by the coding sequence ATGGCGAACCCCGCGCGTCAATATGTCTGGGACTTGCCCATCCGCCTGTTCCACTGGGCGCTGGTCGGCCTGATCGGCTTTTCCTGGTGGAGCGCGGAAACCTATCACATGGACTGGCATCGCCTGTCGGGCCAGGCCGTGCTGTTCCTGATCGTTTTTCGCCTGATCTGGGGCCTGATCGGGTCCGGACCGGCGCGCTTTGCCCAGTTCCTGCGCGGACCGCGGGCGATCCTCGCCTATCTGACCGGCCGCGCGCCCGCGGCGCCGGGCCATAATCCGCTGGGCGGCTGGAGCGTGGTGGCGATGCTGCTGGCGCTGGCGGTGCAGGTCGGCACTGGCCTGTTCGCGGTCGATATCGACGGCATCGAATCCGGGCCGCTGTCGCATCTGGTCGATTTCGATCAGGGCCGGCTCGCCTCCGACATCCACGGCATCAGCTTCACCATCCTGCAGGTGCTGATCGGCCTGCATGTCGCGGCGGTGCTGTTCTACCTGCTGGTACGACGGCGCAACCTGATCGGGCCGATGGTCAGCGGCCGGACGAAAGTGACCGGCGAGCCGGTGGCGGTGCGGCGCGCGTCGCCTGTCGCCTTCGCCGTCGCCATCCTGCTGGCGGGCACCCTCGCCTGGTGGGTCTTTGCCGATCCGATGCTGTGA
- a CDS encoding high-potential iron-sulfur protein, with the protein MAASDHHVRHWSRRSALGLIACVPLGLASIAEAAECIDPASLSAAQKSMRKSLGFRTSTDAARRCGLCAFFTAAQPGCGKCALLSGGIVPAEGVCDSWAKKS; encoded by the coding sequence ATGGCGGCAAGCGATCATCATGTCCGTCACTGGAGCCGCCGATCGGCGCTGGGCCTGATCGCCTGCGTGCCGCTGGGGCTGGCCAGCATCGCCGAGGCCGCCGAATGTATCGATCCGGCCAGCCTGTCCGCCGCGCAGAAGAGCATGCGCAAGTCGCTGGGCTTTCGCACATCGACCGATGCGGCCAGGCGCTGCGGCCTCTGCGCCTTCTTCACCGCCGCCCAGCCGGGCTGCGGCAAATGCGCGCTGCTGAGCGGCGGCATCGTGCCGGCCGAAGGCGTGTGCGACAGCTGGGCGAAGAAGAGCTAA
- a CDS encoding response regulator has translation MRVTAKLTGDSAPGDTHILIVDDDPSLRALVRVFLMQEGYVVSEAADGPAMRAILAHQPVDIIVLDVMMPGEDGLSIARSLAGQQDAGIIMVSALGTEGDRITGLEMGADDYLPKPLSPRELLARIRALQRRRRPVADTRQPVLAHYHFEGWQLDPVRRVLRDPAGIIISLSEGEFALLLAFIEHPQQILNRDALVELARGEDADVFDRAIDTQVSRLRRKLGTRARGELIHTVRSEGYIFQAPVQRG, from the coding sequence ATGAGGGTGACAGCGAAGCTGACAGGCGACAGCGCGCCGGGCGACACGCATATCCTGATCGTTGATGACGATCCGTCGCTGCGCGCGCTGGTCCGCGTTTTCCTGATGCAGGAAGGCTATGTCGTCAGCGAAGCCGCCGATGGCCCGGCGATGCGCGCCATCCTCGCCCATCAGCCGGTCGATATCATCGTCCTCGACGTCATGATGCCGGGCGAGGACGGGCTGTCGATCGCCCGCTCGCTCGCGGGGCAGCAGGATGCCGGCATCATCATGGTGTCGGCGCTGGGGACGGAGGGCGACCGGATCACCGGCCTGGAAATGGGCGCCGACGATTATCTGCCAAAGCCGCTGTCGCCGCGCGAACTGCTCGCCCGCATCCGCGCGCTGCAGCGCCGCCGTCGTCCGGTCGCCGACACCCGCCAGCCGGTGCTGGCCCATTATCATTTCGAAGGGTGGCAGCTCGATCCGGTGCGACGGGTACTGCGCGATCCGGCCGGCATCATCATCAGCCTGTCGGAGGGGGAGTTCGCCCTGCTGCTCGCCTTCATCGAACATCCCCAACAGATATTGAACCGCGACGCGCTGGTCGAACTGGCGCGCGGCGAGGATGCCGATGTGTTCGACCGGGCGATCGACACCCAGGTCAGCCGCTTGCGCCGCAAGCTCGGCACCCGCGCGCGTGGCGAGCTGATCCACACCGTCCGGTCCGAAGGCTATATCTTCCAGGCGCCGGTGCAGCGCGGATGA
- a CDS encoding ATP-binding protein, which produces MKAGFLRWANSIHAHLLALALVVILTLTAFSLTLLLYFIPPERVPLSVYEIARIVHGQPLLRDEPVVHEARQAAAPPASTDPADRLIAALLARRLSLPAANVRIRLDPGDRERIGQFVAEMQLYGPDGLADPFILGTFTAAIRQPDGQWRMITREARGGRSLWRLLGQYAFLVGILLVVPLSLWFSARLTRPIRAFAASAERMGAGQEEQPIPLDGPSEIRLAAQSINEMQARIARYVRERTSVVGAIAHDLRTPLSRLHFHLTAAPAPVRIAAEEEIRQMEALIGTTLDFVDNENRPRLKEPLDLGLLVEGLVDDFADMGRDVTLTGAEPVIIAGDMILLKRLFTNLIDNAIKYGDRARVRVMRDEGRAIVTIEDDGPGMEQADIARAFEPFYRGEPSRNRSTGGVGLGLSIVQSAAQAHQGRVLLARAPDGGLRAQVELPV; this is translated from the coding sequence ATGAAGGCGGGCTTCCTGCGCTGGGCCAATTCGATCCACGCCCATCTGCTGGCGCTGGCCCTGGTCGTGATCCTGACGCTGACCGCCTTCAGCCTGACCCTGCTGCTCTATTTCATTCCGCCCGAACGGGTGCCGCTTTCGGTCTATGAGATTGCCCGCATCGTCCATGGCCAGCCCCTGCTGCGCGACGAGCCGGTGGTGCATGAGGCGCGGCAGGCCGCCGCGCCGCCGGCATCGACCGACCCGGCCGATCGGCTGATCGCCGCGCTGCTGGCCCGGCGCCTCAGCCTGCCGGCGGCCAATGTGCGCATCCGCCTCGACCCCGGCGATCGTGAGCGGATCGGCCAGTTCGTAGCGGAGATGCAGCTTTACGGCCCCGATGGGCTCGCCGATCCCTTCATCCTGGGCACCTTCACCGCTGCGATCCGCCAGCCTGATGGTCAGTGGCGGATGATCACGCGCGAGGCGCGGGGCGGGCGGTCGCTCTGGCGGCTGCTCGGTCAATATGCCTTCCTCGTCGGCATCCTGCTGGTGGTGCCGCTCAGCCTCTGGTTCAGCGCGCGGCTGACTCGCCCGATCCGCGCCTTTGCCGCCTCGGCCGAGCGAATGGGGGCAGGGCAGGAGGAACAGCCGATCCCGCTCGACGGGCCGAGCGAGATCCGGCTGGCGGCGCAATCGATCAACGAGATGCAGGCGCGCATCGCCCGCTATGTGCGCGAGCGAACCTCGGTCGTCGGGGCGATCGCCCATGATCTGCGCACGCCGCTGTCGCGCCTCCATTTCCACCTCACCGCCGCGCCCGCGCCGGTGCGGATCGCGGCCGAGGAGGAAATCCGCCAGATGGAGGCGCTGATCGGCACGACGCTGGATTTCGTCGACAATGAAAACCGCCCCCGCCTCAAGGAGCCGCTCGACCTTGGCCTGCTGGTCGAGGGGCTGGTCGATGATTTTGCTGACATGGGCCGTGACGTGACCCTGACGGGCGCGGAGCCTGTCATCATCGCGGGTGACATGATCCTGCTCAAGCGGCTGTTCACCAACCTGATCGACAATGCGATCAAATATGGCGACCGCGCGCGGGTGCGGGTGATGCGCGACGAGGGGCGGGCGATCGTCACGATCGAGGATGACGGGCCGGGCATGGAACAGGCCGATATCGCCCGCGCCTTCGAGCCCTTCTATCGCGGCGAACCTTCCCGCAACCGCAGCACCGGCGGCGTGGGCCTCGGCCTGTCGATCGTCCAGTCGGCGGCGCAGGCGCATCAGGGCCGGGTGCTGCTGGCGCGCGCGCCCGATGGTGGGCTGCGCGCGCAGGTCGAGCTGCCGGTTTAG